One window of the Perca fluviatilis chromosome 5, GENO_Pfluv_1.0, whole genome shotgun sequence genome contains the following:
- the tmem51a gene encoding transmembrane protein 51a, which produces MRSSSSVDGPPSAIGRGGTGSNNSNSNNNSNNNNNNNNNNNNSSSSSSENSGNSGSQYALCALGVGLVALGIVMIVWSVVPADAAGNSSSSSGGDGETSGRKHKASSVAFVLVGSGVVMLLLSLCLGMRNKQREQQRLQQAQDHRVVAAREQEQRETAEEQAHRYAVPSYEEVVGSGQYPVRQSNPRPSTSQLPSYDELVQVDGVQYEFEGSEATTNGSQPAPASIASAPPAAAASTSNHRAGKNSRKLLPIKIRRIKSEKLHMKNIDNAQEAPGFSIEPLTPPPQYEDKVPPL; this is translated from the exons ATGCgttccagttccagtgtggaCGGACCGCCAAGCGCCATTGGTAGGGGAGGCACtggcagcaacaacagcaacagcaacaacaacagcaacaacaacaacaacaacaacaacaacaacaacaacagcagcagcagcagcagtgaaaaCAGTGGAAATTCAGGTTCCCAGTATGCACTATGTGCTCTGGGGGTCGGGCTTGTTGCCCTCGGCATCGTGATGATTGTGTGGAGCGTGGTACCTGCAGACGCGGCCGGTAATAGCAGCAGCAGTTCAGGAGGAGATGGTGAAACTAGTGGCAGAAAACATAAAGCGTCTTCTGTGGCCTTTGTCTTGGTGGGGTCTGGGGTGgtcatgctgctgctgtccctgtGTCTGGGAATGAGGAACAAACAGCGAGAGCAGCAGAGGCTCCAACAAGCCCAGGACCACAGAGTAGTGGCAGCGAGGGAGCAGGAACAAAGAGAAAC TGCTGAGGAACAAGCCCACCGTTATGCTGTACCCAGCTATGAAGAGGTAGTAGGCAGTGGCCAGTACCCTGTCCGTCAGAGCAACCCTCGCCCAAGCACCTCCCAGCTACCTTCCTATGATGAACTTGTCCAAGTTGATGGTGTACAATATGAATTCGAAGGGTCAGAGGCCACAACTAACGGATCACAGCCTGCTCCAGCTTCCATTGCTTCCGCTCCtcccgctgctgctgcttccaCATCAAATCACAGAGCTGGGAAAAATAGCCGTAAACTCCTCCCTATCAAGATCCGCCGGATAAAATCAGAGAAGCTGCACATGAAAAACATTGATAACGCTCAGGAAGCACCTGGATTCAGTATAGAACCACTTACCCCTCCGCCGCAGTATGAAGATAAAGTGCCTCCGCTTTAA
- the LOC120558932 gene encoding kazrin-A-like — MDHHWVAKAWLSDVGLPQYSQAFHNNLVDGRLLNSLTRRDLERHLNITKKFHQVSLLLGIELLHLLNFDKEALQARRIQCEHQNVDPLVWTSHRVMKWIKDIDLKEFAESLLSSGVHGAVMVLDPTFNTDAMATALGIPSNKHMVRRHLVEEMKNLIGPARTDAKQEYERLDLGTPPTPLRQNSLGRPPSSASRHTDDEGSLRRRAVKPPTGFSPKARNGRDLSCHSSYGSLPREGRDQTPPRAEGSPIHGYTSIEVTNV; from the exons ATGGACCACCACTGGGTGGCCAAGGCCTGGTTAAGCGACGTGGGCTTGCCTCAGTACTCGCAGGCCTTTCACAACAACTTGGTAGACGGGCGCCTGCTGAACTCCCTGACACGTCGTGACCTCGAACGTCACCTAAACATCACCAAGAAGTTCCACCAGGTCAGCTTGCTGCTGGGCATCGAACTGCTGCACTTACTCAATTTCGACAAGGAG GCACTGCAGGCTCGCCGGATACAGTGTGAGCACCAGAACGTGGATCCGTTGGTGTGGACCTCTCATCGGGTCATGAAATGGATCAAAGATATTGACCTGAAG GAGTTTGCTGAAAGTCTTCTAAGCAGTGGAGTTCATGGCGCTGTCATGGTTCTTGACCCCACTTTTAACACTGACGCCATGGCAACAGCACTGGGGATTCCTAGCAACAAGCACATGGTTCGCCGACACCTTGTTGAGGAGATGAAAAACCTGATTGGCCCGGCCAG AACGGATGCAAAGCAGGAATACGAGCGTCTCGACCTGGGAACCCCGCCAACCCCCCTTCGCCAGAACTCCCTGGGCCGACCGCCCAGCTCTGCCAGCCGACACACTGATGACGAAGGCTCGCTGAGGAGGAGGGCTGTcaag cCTCCAACCGGCTTCAGCCCCAAAGCCCGCAATGGGCGAGACTTGAGTTGCCACAGCAGCTATGGCTCCCTGCCTCGGGAGGGTCGAGACCAGACTCCGCCCAGAGCCGAGGGAAGCCCGATCCACGGTTACACCAGCATCGAGGTCACCAACGTGTGA